The Mixta hanseatica genome includes a region encoding these proteins:
- the rsmE gene encoding 16S rRNA (uracil(1498)-N(3))-methyltransferase has translation MRKPRIYHPETLTVGQDVALSEDAANHVGRVLRMGSGQALELFDGSNLVFDAEIVRADKRSVTVKVMQSREDSRESPLHLHLGQVMSRGEKMEFTIQKSIELGVNVITPLFSERCGVKLDAERQAKKIQQWQKIAVAACEQCGRNVVPEVREAMSLEAWCAEQDDALKLNLHPRAQHSINTLPQPVQRVRLLIGPEGGLTAEEIAMTGRHGFTDILLGPRVLRTETTALTAITALQVRFGDLG, from the coding sequence ATGCGAAAACCCCGCATTTATCATCCCGAAACCTTAACGGTCGGTCAGGACGTCGCGCTTAGTGAAGATGCCGCCAATCACGTTGGCCGGGTGCTGCGTATGGGCAGCGGCCAGGCGCTGGAACTGTTTGATGGCAGTAATCTGGTTTTTGACGCGGAAATTGTACGCGCCGATAAGCGCAGCGTAACGGTAAAAGTTATGCAAAGCCGCGAAGATAGCCGAGAATCGCCGCTTCATCTGCATCTGGGGCAGGTTATGTCGCGCGGCGAAAAGATGGAATTCACCATTCAGAAGTCGATCGAACTGGGGGTTAATGTGATTACCCCCTTGTTTTCTGAGCGCTGTGGCGTAAAGCTGGATGCCGAGCGACAGGCGAAAAAAATCCAACAGTGGCAAAAAATCGCCGTGGCCGCCTGCGAACAGTGTGGACGTAATGTGGTGCCAGAAGTACGTGAGGCAATGTCGCTGGAAGCCTGGTGCGCCGAGCAGGATGATGCGCTGAAGCTGAATTTACATCCGCGCGCGCAGCATAGTATTAATACGCTGCCGCAGCCGGTGCAGCGGGTTCGTCTGCTGATAGGCCCGGAAGGTGGATTAACCGCAGAAGAGATCGCCATGACCGGCCGCCATGGTTTTACCGATATTTTGCTTGGCCCACGCGTGCTGCGCACCGAAACCACCGCGCTCACGGCTATTACGGCACTCCAGGTCAGGTTTGGCGATCTGGGTTAA
- the gshB gene encoding glutathione synthase, with protein MIKLGIVMDPITTINIKKDSSFAMLLEAQRRGYEIHYMEMNDLYLRGGEARARTRQLSVEQNYDKWFEFGSEQDIALAELNVILMRKDPPFDTEFIYATYMLERAEEQGVLIVNKPQSLRDCNEKLFTAWFSELTPDTLVTRDGKRIREFWQQHGDIILKPLDGMGGSSIFRVKQDDPNVGVILEALTNHGKFFCMAQNYLPAIKDGDKRVLVVDGEPVPYCLARIPQSGETRGNLAAGGRGEARPLSESDWEIARRVGPTLKQKGLIFVGLDIIGDKLTEINVTSPTCIREIEAAFPVSITGMLMDAIEKRLA; from the coding sequence ATGATTAAGCTTGGCATCGTCATGGATCCGATTACGACGATCAATATTAAAAAAGACTCCAGCTTTGCAATGCTGCTGGAAGCACAACGCCGCGGTTATGAAATTCATTATATGGAGATGAACGATCTCTATTTACGCGGCGGCGAAGCGCGTGCCCGCACCCGTCAGCTAAGCGTTGAGCAGAACTACGATAAATGGTTTGAGTTTGGCAGTGAGCAGGATATCGCGCTGGCTGAGCTGAACGTGATTTTGATGCGTAAAGATCCGCCTTTTGACACAGAATTTATTTACGCCACCTATATGCTGGAACGTGCGGAAGAACAGGGCGTGCTGATCGTTAACAAACCGCAGAGCCTGCGCGACTGTAATGAAAAGCTGTTTACTGCCTGGTTTTCCGAACTGACGCCCGATACGCTGGTAACGCGTGATGGGAAGCGTATCCGTGAGTTTTGGCAGCAGCACGGCGATATTATTCTGAAGCCGCTGGACGGCATGGGCGGTTCCTCTATTTTCCGTGTGAAGCAGGACGATCCTAACGTTGGGGTTATCCTTGAAGCGCTGACCAACCACGGTAAGTTTTTCTGTATGGCGCAAAACTATCTGCCCGCGATTAAAGATGGCGATAAGCGTGTGCTGGTGGTGGATGGCGAGCCGGTGCCTTATTGTCTGGCGCGTATTCCCCAGTCGGGCGAAACGCGCGGTAACCTGGCCGCCGGTGGACGCGGTGAAGCGCGCCCGCTTAGCGAAAGCGACTGGGAAATCGCGCGTCGCGTTGGGCCTACGCTGAAACAAAAAGGCCTGATTTTTGTGGGCCTGGATATTATCGGTGACAAACTGACCGAGATAAACGTAACCAGCCCAACCTGCATTCGTGAAATCGAAGCCGCCTTCCCGGTCTCCATCACCGGTATGTTGATGGATGCTATTGAGAAGCGCCTGGCATAA
- a CDS encoding YqgE/AlgH family protein, which produces MNLQHHFLIAMPTLQDPLFKRSVVYICEHNQDGAMGLIINKPMENLTVEGILTKLKIAPSPRDPQVKLDKPVFSGGPLAEDRGFILHSAQRTFASSIRISDNTVITTSRDVLESLGTPEQPEQVLVALGYCAWEKDQLEGELLENAWLTTPADSNILFQTPIAERWREAAKSLGVDIHNITSEAGHA; this is translated from the coding sequence ATGAATTTACAGCACCATTTTTTGATTGCGATGCCCACCCTACAGGATCCGCTGTTTAAACGTTCGGTGGTATATATCTGCGAGCATAATCAGGACGGCGCCATGGGGTTAATTATCAATAAACCGATGGAGAACCTGACGGTTGAAGGCATTCTGACCAAGCTTAAAATAGCCCCCTCTCCGCGCGATCCGCAGGTTAAGCTGGACAAGCCGGTTTTTTCCGGCGGCCCGCTGGCCGAAGACCGCGGATTTATTTTGCACTCGGCCCAGCGCACTTTCGCTTCCAGCATTCGTATCTCTGATAACACCGTTATTACCACCTCACGCGATGTGCTTGAGTCACTGGGCACGCCGGAGCAGCCGGAGCAGGTGCTGGTGGCGCTGGGCTATTGCGCCTGGGAAAAAGACCAGCTGGAGGGCGAACTGTTGGAAAATGCCTGGCTGACCACGCCCGCTGACAGCAATATCCTGTTTCAGACGCCGATTGCCGAACGCTGGCGTGAAGCAGCAAAAAGCCTTGGCGTAGATATCCATAATATTACCAGCGAGGCAGGCCACGCCTGA
- the ruvX gene encoding Holliday junction resolvase RuvX — translation MSNMTLLAFDFGTKSIGVAVGQPLTGTARPLTALKAQDGVPNWEQIERLLKEWQPQQVVVGLPLNMDGTEQPLTARARKFANRLHGRFGVQVVLHDERLSTVEARADLFARGGYKALTKGSVDSLSAVIILESWFENLPAC, via the coding sequence ATGAGCAACATGACCCTTCTGGCGTTTGATTTTGGCACCAAAAGCATCGGCGTCGCGGTCGGACAGCCGCTTACCGGCACCGCTCGTCCTTTAACCGCCCTGAAGGCGCAGGACGGCGTGCCTAACTGGGAACAGATCGAACGCCTGCTAAAGGAGTGGCAGCCGCAGCAGGTGGTAGTTGGACTGCCGCTGAATATGGACGGCACCGAGCAGCCATTAACCGCCAGAGCGCGCAAGTTTGCTAACCGGCTGCATGGTCGCTTCGGCGTGCAGGTGGTGTTGCATGACGAGCGGCTCAGCACGGTTGAGGCGCGCGCCGATCTGTTTGCCCGCGGCGGCTATAAAGCGCTGACTAAAGGCAGCGTCGATTCGCTTTCGGCAGTGATTATCCTGGAAAGCTGGTTTGAGAATCTGCCGGCCTGCTAA
- a CDS encoding type IV pilus twitching motility protein PilT — protein sequence MDVEEIVALSVKHNAADLHLCSGHLPRWRLDGVLQPIPEQPPTSAPALEALCHRWLDAEQQASLKREGHADFAITTASGQRLRANVFHQRQGISLALRLIASRCPTLEALRLPASVPALLKQQDGLILITGATGSGKSTTLASMVDAINQQTARHILTLEDPIEFIHCGCRSLIQQRQIGQHCSSFQQGLRAALREDPDVILLGELRDLETIQLALTAAETGHLVLATLHTRGAAQAVDRLIDIFPAQQKNLVRSQLASSLKAVIAQRLVAAKEGGRVGLYEVLINTPAIANLIREGKTHQIAGLLQTGLQSGMQTFEQSLLQRQQQELISRPADSQTSFPG from the coding sequence ATGGATGTGGAGGAAATCGTGGCCCTTAGTGTAAAGCATAATGCCGCCGATCTGCACCTTTGTAGCGGACATTTGCCGCGCTGGCGTCTGGATGGCGTATTACAGCCGATCCCGGAGCAGCCGCCGACCAGCGCGCCGGCGCTGGAGGCCTTGTGCCATCGCTGGCTGGATGCTGAACAGCAGGCCAGCCTGAAGCGGGAAGGGCATGCGGATTTTGCCATTACCACCGCCAGCGGGCAGCGCCTGCGCGCGAATGTATTTCACCAGCGGCAGGGCATATCGCTGGCGTTGCGCCTGATTGCCAGCCGTTGTCCCACGCTGGAGGCATTGCGACTGCCCGCCAGCGTGCCGGCGTTGCTAAAACAGCAGGATGGCCTGATTCTGATCACCGGCGCGACCGGCAGCGGCAAATCCACCACGCTGGCGTCAATGGTAGACGCCATTAATCAACAGACGGCGCGTCATATCCTTACCCTGGAAGATCCCATCGAGTTTATTCACTGTGGTTGCCGCTCGCTGATTCAGCAGCGGCAAATCGGCCAGCACTGCAGCAGCTTCCAGCAGGGATTACGGGCGGCGCTGCGCGAGGATCCTGATGTGATTCTGCTCGGCGAGCTGCGTGATTTGGAGACGATTCAGCTGGCGTTAACCGCGGCGGAAACCGGGCATCTGGTACTGGCGACGCTGCATACGCGTGGTGCAGCGCAGGCGGTGGATCGCCTGATCGATATCTTCCCGGCACAGCAGAAAAATCTGGTGCGCAGCCAGTTAGCCTCCAGCCTGAAGGCGGTCATTGCGCAGCGGTTAGTCGCGGCGAAGGAGGGAGGACGCGTGGGGCTATATGAGGTGCTGATCAATACCCCGGCGATTGCTAACCTGATCCGCGAGGGGAAAACGCATCAGATCGCCGGTCTGCTACAAACCGGTCTGCAGTCAGGTATGCAGACGTTTGAACAAAGCTTGCTTCAGCGGCAGCAGCAGGAGCTTATTAGCAGGCCGGCAGATTCTCAAACCAGCTTTCCAGGATAA
- a CDS encoding YggS family pyridoxal phosphate-dependent enzyme, with the protein MTSIQHNLQEVRQRIAAAASRCGRDPQEITLLAVSKTKPASAVAEALQAGQIAFGENYVQEGVDKIQLLADAWQPEWHFIGPLQSNKSRLVAENFAWCHTVDRLRIATRLNDQRPAHLPPLNVLIQVNISDENSKSGIMLEALPELAQAVSALPHLRLRGLMAIPAPEKDYPRQLAVCQKMADALASLKQHYPSVDTLSLGMSDDMEAAIAAGSTMVRIGTAIFGARDYGTTPPQQ; encoded by the coding sequence ATGACTTCTATTCAGCACAACTTACAGGAAGTTCGCCAGCGGATCGCCGCGGCGGCATCGCGCTGCGGCCGCGATCCACAAGAAATTACGCTGCTTGCCGTCAGTAAAACCAAACCTGCGAGCGCTGTCGCAGAAGCGCTACAGGCCGGGCAAATCGCCTTCGGCGAGAATTACGTGCAGGAAGGCGTGGATAAAATTCAGCTATTAGCTGACGCCTGGCAGCCTGAATGGCACTTTATCGGTCCGCTGCAATCCAATAAAAGCCGTCTGGTGGCGGAAAATTTCGCCTGGTGCCATACGGTCGATCGTTTACGTATCGCTACGCGCCTGAACGATCAGCGTCCGGCGCACCTGCCGCCGTTGAATGTGTTAATTCAGGTAAATATCAGTGACGAAAACAGCAAATCGGGCATTATGCTTGAGGCGCTGCCAGAGCTGGCGCAGGCGGTTTCTGCCCTGCCGCATTTGCGGCTGCGCGGACTGATGGCTATTCCGGCGCCGGAAAAAGATTACCCGCGTCAGTTGGCGGTCTGTCAGAAGATGGCGGACGCGCTGGCTTCGCTAAAACAGCATTATCCATCCGTCGATACACTTTCTCTGGGAATGAGCGACGATATGGAGGCCGCAATTGCGGCAGGCAGTACCATGGTTCGTATCGGCACCGCTATTTTCGGCGCGCGCGATTACGGTACCACTCCCCCACAACAATAA
- a CDS encoding YggT family protein: MLTLTFLVTTLINLYVKVLLLRIWMQWARCDFYNPFSQFVVKITQPVIKPLRRVIPSIGPVDTASLLLAYVLSVLMFTLVFALQSSVFLFDPVFLYFGLVSLVKAAGVLVFWVIIVRSLMSWISQGRNPVDYVLIQLTEPLMAPVRRILPAMGGIDFSAMVVILILYMLNFLGMDFIPGWAQL, from the coding sequence ATGCTGACGTTGACTTTTCTGGTAACGACGCTGATTAATCTGTACGTGAAAGTGTTGTTGCTACGCATCTGGATGCAGTGGGCAAGATGCGATTTTTATAACCCGTTTTCCCAGTTTGTGGTCAAAATTACCCAGCCGGTTATCAAGCCGCTGCGTCGTGTTATCCCTTCTATCGGTCCGGTGGATACCGCCTCGCTGCTGCTGGCCTATGTGCTTAGCGTGCTGATGTTTACCCTGGTGTTCGCATTACAAAGCAGCGTTTTCCTGTTCGATCCGGTATTCCTCTATTTTGGCCTCGTCTCGCTGGTGAAAGCGGCTGGCGTGCTGGTGTTCTGGGTCATTATTGTTCGCTCGCTGATGAGCTGGATAAGTCAGGGCCGCAATCCGGTTGATTATGTACTGATCCAACTGACCGAACCGCTGATGGCCCCGGTACGCCGTATTCTGCCGGCGATGGGCGGCATCGATTTCTCCGCGATGGTGGTGATCCTGATCCTCTATATGCTGAATTTCCTGGGTATGGATTTCATTCCTGGCTGGGCGCAGCTGTAA
- a CDS encoding XTP/dITP diphosphatase: MQKVVLATGNPGKVRELADLLADFGLNIVAQTDLGVESAEETGLTFIENAILKARHAAQITGLPAIADDSGLAVDALDGAPGIYSARYAGEAASDRQNLEKLLEALHDTPEGQRQAQFHCVLVYLRHAADPTPLVCHGSWHGEIIRTPAGAGGFGYDPIFYLPELGKTAAELSKAEKQAVSHRGQALALLLEAMRNG, from the coding sequence ATGCAAAAAGTTGTCCTCGCCACCGGTAACCCGGGCAAAGTGCGTGAATTGGCCGATCTGCTGGCTGATTTTGGCCTGAATATTGTGGCGCAAACCGATTTAGGCGTGGAGTCCGCAGAGGAAACCGGCTTAACCTTTATTGAAAACGCCATTCTGAAAGCGCGTCATGCCGCACAGATAACCGGACTGCCGGCGATTGCCGATGACTCGGGTCTGGCGGTAGATGCGCTTGACGGCGCGCCGGGGATCTACTCGGCGCGCTACGCCGGCGAGGCGGCCAGCGATCGACAGAACCTGGAAAAGCTGCTGGAGGCGCTGCATGATACGCCGGAAGGCCAGCGTCAGGCGCAGTTCCACTGCGTGCTGGTTTATCTGCGTCATGCAGCCGATCCGACGCCGCTGGTATGCCATGGCAGCTGGCACGGCGAAATTATCCGTACGCCGGCAGGCGCTGGCGGCTTTGGCTACGATCCGATTTTTTATCTGCCCGAGCTGGGTAAGACCGCAGCGGAGCTGAGCAAAGCGGAGAAACAGGCGGTTTCTCACCGTGGCCAGGCGCTGGCTCTGTTGCTGGAAGCGATGCGTAATGGCTAA
- the hemW gene encoding radical SAM family heme chaperone HemW, whose amino-acid sequence MANLPPLSLYIHIPWCVQKCPYCDFNSHALKGEVPHEEYVNHLLADLDRDLPLTSGREVATIFIGGGTPSLLSSAAMQQLLDGVRARLPLAAGAEITMEANPGTVEADRFSAYQAAGVNRISIGVQSFDSLKLQRLGRIHGPEEAKRAAHLAAGLGLRSFNLDLMHGLPDQSLTEALDDLRQAIALNPPHLSWYQLTIEPNTLFASRPPVLPDDDALWDIFEQGHQLLTAAGYQQYETSAYAKPGYRCEHNLNYWRFGDYLGIGCGAHGKLTQPDGRIVRTVKTRHPRGFMAGEYLDKQYEVADEDKPFEFFMNRFRLLEPAPRQDFTRYTGLEEAIIRPQLDNALEKGYLTETPEYWQVTEKGKLFLNSLLELFLAE is encoded by the coding sequence ATGGCTAATCTTCCCCCGCTCAGTCTCTATATTCATATTCCCTGGTGCGTACAAAAATGCCCCTACTGCGACTTCAACTCGCATGCCTTAAAAGGCGAGGTACCGCATGAGGAATATGTTAACCATCTGCTGGCCGATCTGGATCGCGATCTGCCGTTAACCAGCGGACGCGAAGTCGCCACCATCTTTATCGGCGGCGGTACGCCCAGCCTGTTAAGCAGCGCTGCCATGCAACAGCTGCTGGATGGCGTGCGGGCACGCCTGCCGTTAGCGGCCGGGGCAGAGATCACCATGGAAGCCAATCCCGGCACGGTGGAAGCCGATCGCTTCAGCGCCTATCAGGCGGCAGGCGTCAACCGTATTTCCATCGGCGTGCAGAGCTTTGACTCGCTTAAGCTACAGCGTCTTGGCCGTATTCATGGCCCGGAAGAGGCCAAACGCGCCGCGCATTTGGCCGCCGGCCTGGGCCTGCGCAGTTTTAACCTTGATTTGATGCATGGCCTGCCCGATCAATCGCTGACCGAAGCGCTGGACGATCTGCGCCAGGCGATTGCGCTTAATCCACCGCATCTTTCCTGGTATCAGCTGACCATTGAGCCGAATACGCTATTTGCGTCACGCCCGCCAGTGCTGCCGGATGATGACGCGCTGTGGGATATTTTTGAGCAGGGCCATCAGCTTCTGACGGCGGCAGGCTACCAGCAGTATGAAACCTCGGCCTACGCGAAGCCGGGCTATCGCTGTGAGCATAACCTCAACTACTGGCGGTTCGGTGACTATCTGGGCATTGGCTGTGGGGCGCATGGCAAGCTAACGCAGCCGGATGGCCGAATTGTACGTACGGTAAAAACGCGCCATCCGCGCGGCTTTATGGCGGGAGAGTATCTGGATAAACAGTACGAAGTAGCGGATGAGGATAAGCCGTTTGAGTTCTTTATGAACCGTTTCCGCCTGTTGGAGCCTGCGCCGCGTCAGGATTTCACGCGCTATACCGGTCTGGAAGAAGCCATTATTCGCCCGCAGCTGGATAATGCGCTGGAGAAAGGCTACCTGACGGAAACGCCGGAATATTGGCAGGTGACGGAGAAAGGCAAGCTATTCCTTAATTCGCTGCTGGAACTGTTCCTGGCGGAATAA